The following proteins come from a genomic window of Pirellulales bacterium:
- a CDS encoding cobyrinate a,c-diamide synthase translates to MARLVVAGTHSGAGKTTTAIGLMAAFARRGLRVQPYKAGPDYIDPTWHTAVTGVASRNLDLWMLSKATVKRLAARPADLSIIEGVMGLFDGPGSTAELARLLKAPVVLVVDGHGMAGSAAAVVRGFEMLQRGVNVAGVILNRVSGAGHFQLLRQAIEGRCRARVLGYLPKDEQLRLPERHLGLVPAQEAGRIGALADRLVQHLEQTVDLDAVLAIARESCSDTPCALAELPQTLPTPNRPVARIAVARDDAFCFYYEDNLDLLRAQGAELVFFSPLADRHLPAAVGGVYFGGGFPELFEQQLRMSPLAAEVAGLPVYAECGGLMFLNMIGIIPGKVTMTDRLQHFGYCEAEGNGSFLVRPGEKLRGHEFHYSAWEGEGQSPALVARRRRTGSERPEGFAAGQIHASYVHVHFHGCPWLARRFVQAATKAASALHDGENGQSVGRSRSGRSTTITREALIS, encoded by the coding sequence ATGGCACGCCTGGTAGTCGCCGGAACCCACAGCGGGGCCGGCAAGACAACGACGGCCATCGGCCTGATGGCGGCCTTTGCCCGTCGCGGGCTGCGCGTGCAGCCGTACAAGGCCGGACCCGACTATATCGACCCCACCTGGCACACGGCCGTGACGGGCGTCGCCTCGCGAAATCTCGATCTCTGGATGCTCTCCAAAGCGACCGTCAAGCGGCTCGCCGCGCGCCCGGCCGATCTCTCCATTATCGAAGGCGTGATGGGCCTGTTCGACGGACCGGGCAGCACGGCCGAACTGGCCCGGCTGCTCAAGGCGCCGGTCGTGCTGGTCGTGGACGGACATGGCATGGCCGGCTCGGCCGCGGCCGTCGTGCGCGGCTTCGAGATGCTCCAGCGCGGCGTCAACGTGGCCGGCGTCATTTTGAACCGCGTCTCCGGTGCCGGGCACTTTCAGTTGTTGCGTCAGGCGATCGAGGGCCGCTGCCGGGCACGCGTGCTCGGCTACCTACCTAAAGACGAGCAGCTTCGGTTGCCCGAACGTCACTTGGGTCTGGTGCCGGCACAAGAAGCGGGACGCATCGGGGCCTTGGCCGATCGGCTCGTGCAGCACCTTGAGCAGACCGTCGATCTCGATGCGGTGCTCGCGATCGCGCGTGAGAGTTGTAGCGACACTCCGTGTGCCCTTGCCGAACTCCCGCAGACTTTGCCCACGCCGAACCGCCCCGTCGCCCGGATCGCCGTGGCCCGTGACGACGCCTTCTGCTTTTACTACGAAGACAACCTCGACCTGCTCCGCGCGCAGGGAGCCGAGCTCGTGTTTTTCAGCCCCCTGGCAGACCGACACTTGCCCGCAGCCGTGGGCGGAGTCTATTTCGGCGGCGGTTTTCCCGAACTGTTCGAGCAGCAACTCCGCATGAGTCCTTTGGCTGCCGAGGTGGCGGGTTTGCCGGTTTACGCCGAATGCGGCGGCCTGATGTTTCTAAACATGATCGGCATCATCCCTGGCAAGGTGACGATGACGGACCGCCTACAACATTTCGGCTACTGCGAAGCCGAGGGGAACGGTTCGTTCCTGGTTCGGCCGGGCGAAAAGTTGCGCGGGCACGAGTTCCACTATTCGGCGTGGGAGGGCGAGGGCCAATCGCCCGCGCTCGTCGCCCGGCGGCGGCGCACCGGCAGCGAACGGCCGGAAGGTTTTGCTGCCGGTCAAATTCACGCCTCTTACGTCCACGTTCATTTTCACGGTTGCCCCTGGCTGGCACGGCGTTTTGTGCAAGCGGCAACCAAAGCAGCCTCGGCACTCCATGATGGGGAAAACGGTCAGAGCGTCGGCCGGAGCCGTTCCGGTCGTTCAACAACAATAACAAGGGAAGCACTCATTTCTTAG